A stretch of the Solanum dulcamara chromosome 6, daSolDulc1.2, whole genome shotgun sequence genome encodes the following:
- the LOC129892144 gene encoding uncharacterized protein LOC129892144 — translation MARFYGVVGADSPIEGSGLMIMVGMVVISILMISMVIFACGDSSNEKKKRRGGGWFYGGGCGAGDGGGGCGGGGGGGGCGGGGGGGGGGGGS, via the coding sequence ATGGCGCGATTCTACGGTGTGGTAGGTGCTGACTCACCAATCGAGGGTTCAGGGCTGATGATAATGGTGGGAATGGttgttatttcaattttaatgatTTCTATGGTCATTTTTGCTTGTGGAGACTCTTCTAACGAAAAAAAGAAGCGGAGGGGCGGTGGATGGTTTTATGGTGGTGGCTGTGGTGCTGGTGATGGAGGAGGAGgctgtggtggtggtggtggcggAGGAGGCTGTGGCGGTGGCGGTGGCGGCGGCGGCGGCGGTGGTGGgagttaa
- the LOC129893144 gene encoding uncharacterized protein LOC129893144, producing the protein MNFGRLKNVVAAAAIEGVAEARARIFGHVLNPTGQRSSHKVLRKKLIGEKVSQWYPHDIMKDDPLVMARQEQERLSKLEMLKRRGKGPPKKGQGKQAKKRNK; encoded by the coding sequence ATGAACTTTGGGAGACTGAAGAACGTGGTAGCTGCTGCAGCCATTGAAGGGGTGGCTGAGGCAAGGGCCAGGATATTTGGTCATGTGCTTAATCCAACCGGGCAGAGATCATCCCACAAGGTTTTACGCAAGAAGCTCATCGGTGAGAAGGTGTCACAATGGTACCCACATGATATCATGAAAGATGATCCTCTTGTGATGGCACGTCAAGAGCAAGAGCGCCTGAGCAAGCTTGAAATGCTTAAACGTCGTGGAAAGGGACCTCCTAAGAAGGGTCAAGGCAAGCAGGCTAAAAAGCGCAACAAATAG
- the LOC129891793 gene encoding transmembrane 9 superfamily member 12, which yields MASSLISTRRYWAFFMYIVLVSHASNGFYLPGSYMHTYSTGEEILVKVNSLTSIETELPFSYYSLVYCKPPGGVKKSAENLGELLMGDQIYNSPYRFRMNVNESIYLCTTPPLNEHEVKLLKQRTRDLYQVNMILDNLPALRYAHQNGLKIQWTGFPVGYSPQNSNDDYIINHLKFRVLIHEYEGAGIQIIGTGEEGMGVISETDKSKASGFEIVGFEVVPCSVKYEPEMTKLHMYDNHSSISCPLELDKSQIIREQERVSFTYEVEFVKSDTRWPSRWDAYLKMDGARVHWFSILNSLMVIFFLAGIVFVIFLRTVRRDLTKYEELDKEAQAQMNEELSGWKLVVGDVFREPNHSKLLCVMIGDGVQITGMAVVTIVFAAFGFMSPASRGMLLTGMILLYLFLGIAAGYVSVRAWRTIKGTSEGWRSVAWTTACFFPGIVFVILTVLNFILWGSNSTGALPISLYFILISLWFCISVPLTLLGGYLGTRAEPIQYPVRTNQIPREIPARKYPSWLLVLGAGTLPFGTLFIELFFILSSIWLGRFYYVFGFLLIVLLLLVTVCAEVSVVLTYMHLCVEDWMWWWKAFYASGSVALYVFLYSINYLVFDLQSLSGPVSAILYLGYSLIMAVAIMLSTGTIGFLTSFYFVHYLFASVKID from the coding sequence TGAAGAAATCTTAGTCAAAGTGAATTCATTGACTTCGATTGAAACTGAACTTCCATTCAGCTACTATAGTCTTGTTTACTGCAAGCCTCCAGGTGGAGTCAAGAAAAGTGCTGAGAATCTAGGAGAGTTGCTCATGGGAGATCAGATTTACAACTCCCCCTACAGATTTAGGATGAATGTCAACGAGTCTATTTACCTGTGTACTACTCCGCCCCTAAATGAGCATGAGGTAAAGCTGTTGAAGCAGAGAACACGTGATCTGTATCAGGTTAACATGATTCTGGATAATTTACCTGCTTTGAGATATGCCCACCAAAATGGGCTCAAAATTCAGTGGACTGGGTTTCCAGTTGGCTACTCACCACAAAACAGTAACGATGATTACATAATCAACCATCTTAAATTCAGGGTTTTAATTCATGAGTATGAGGGTGCTGGAATTCAGATAATTGGTACTGGTGAAGAAGGTATGGGTGTTATTTCAGAGACTGATAAGAGTAAAGCATCTGGTTTTGAGATTGTTGGTTTCGAGGTGGTTCCATGCAGTGTCAAGTATGAGCCAGAAATGACAAAACTCCATATGTATGACAATCATTCGTCAATAAGTTGTCCACTGGAGCTTGACAAGTCTCAGATAATAAGAGAGCAAGAAAGAGTGTCTTTCACTTATGAGGTTGAATTTGTTAAAAGTGATACTAGATGGCCATCTCGATGGGATGCTTATCTGAAGATGGATGGTGCCCGAGTCCATTGGTTCTCAATTCTCAACTCTTTGATGGTAATCTTTTTCTTGGCTGGTATTGTTTTTGTTATCTTTTTGAGAACAGTTAGAAGGGATTTGACCAAGTATGAGGAACTGGATAAAGAGGCTCAGGCACAGATGAATGAGGAGCTTTCTGGTTGGAAGCTTGTGGTGGGTGATGTTTTCAGAGAGCCAAATCACTCAAAGTTACTGTGTGTGATGATTGGAGATGGGGTTCAAATTACTGGAATGGCAGTTGTCACTATTGTTTTTGCTGCATTTGGTTTCATGTCACCAGCTTCACGAGGCATGCTGCTAACAGGCATGATATTGCTTTATCTTTTTCTGGGAATTGCTGCTGGTTACGTTAGTGTGCGTGCTTGGAGAACAATAAAGGGTACTTCGGAAGGTTGGAGATCGGTTGCATGGACAACTGCATGCTTCTTTCCTGGGATTGTCTTTGTCATCCTCACTGTGCTGAATTTCATTCTTTGGGGAAGCAACAGCACTGGCGCACTCCCCATCTCATTATATTTCATTCTCATATCGCTTTGGTTCTGTATTTCAGTGCCTCTCACCCTCTTGGGAGGATACCTCGGCACTCGAGCTGAGCCTATTCAATATCCTGTGCGGACTAACCAGATTCCTAGGGAGATCCCTGCACGCAAGTATCCCTCTTGGCTTCTTGTTCTTGGTGCTGGAACTCTGCCATTTGGAACCCTCTTTATTGAACTGTTCTTCATCCTCTCTAGTATTTGGCTTGGAcgattttactatgtttttggTTTTCTGCTTATTGTCCTCCTCCTGTTGGTTACTGTTTGTGCTGaagtttcagttgtgctcactTATATGCACCTTTGTGTGGAGGATTGGATGTGGTGGTGGAAAGCCTTCTATGCATCAGGTTCTGTTGCTCTATATGTGTTCCTGTACTCCATCAACTACCTGGTTTTTGACCTTCAGAGCTTGAGTGGCCCAGTATCAGCTATACTTTACCTTGGCTACTCTTTGATAATGGCTGTCGCAATCATGCTTTCAACTGGCACTATTGGCTTCCTCACATCATTTTACTTTGTGCATTATCTTTTTGCATCAGTGAAGATTGACTGA
- the LOC129893300 gene encoding uncharacterized protein LOC129893300 codes for MFTEGLDESAINWIKQGSEVKQSCNTRSPLSEKLDDRYPIPRSPLACYTPNSHVLPPLKFHSGLLKPLNTVALSVDSNEDDCNFDYDDEEIESESVASASEELNVHYSEEEEAIGTNSSQIKAAGLSNRNGSTLNRGILQENLRIEVPGNARRFTEGSGQKANILGIPSYLREKVLPHSAYATPVGKLIDLGTPSAPPIVDIGADEANSELASGLSTSGGLTETEHNYKEAFSETPEEAWYGNGLCISEGLSRTQDSNKINIPNVAQVLSETENRGGDKASDALPYSQQGNSVGFPSRYDTSQNGWQVLLAYDACIRLCLNAWARGCVEAPEFLRDECQMLRSAFCLQKLLLQPRCMQTTERSHKTNGQTLPLKVRKLVGKVRVEVRKLRIVPKRKLKSTNSMRGAISMHAGADYVRHVSSLVKNGINSLKIHSSLLTCEESLRCLVVLKSSTEDTKFEPNSAVTLISGSGDHHDFFPENQGDALLLEVQDMRKSTLGRTSIPVSAVADNNNDKIRWWPIYHDDNECVGKVQLSINCTITTDETTQVKSGPIAETLAYDLLLEASMRAQQFCARSLRSEEPWNWLLTEFSEYYGVTDTYTRLRYLSYVMDVATPTKDCLELIHELLVPVMKARSDRSMTRQEKSLLLDCETEIEGLLATVFENYKSLDESCPIGLADMSAPIPETAAPALVPAVQIYTLLHDILAQDAQMTLRNYIQTAAAKRCRKHMMETDDFLSINLDGFVMDSVTISTAYSKMKNLCSHISNEIQADIKIHNQHILPSSIDLSSITASVYSTELYKRLKNFLAAWPPSSPSPHVNELLIAAADFERNLDSWNISSVQGGVDSRGLFHSYIMVWIEDMQLHLLELCKAEKVLWSGVVTNYSTSPFAEEMFEKTKQMLTEYEVVINRWPQYTVILENAVANVERAIIKAMEKQYNEILTPLKDSIPKKLGMQVQKLARRQSTTLYSIPNQLGTFLNTIKRILDVLHCKLEDILKSWASYLPANGEKKSNFGEQLNGVTVLLRTKYKNYIQAIIIKLANNTQSNRCTRLQRILEETKETDGEAEIRERLQMLNSQLSDSISNLQEVFTSAIFVAICRGYWDKMGQIILKFLEGRKENRVWYSGSYHALGVLDDIFASQMQRLQGNALQEKDIEPPRSIVEARAILCRDTSNCPDSSNYLYF; via the exons ATGTTTACAGAAGGTTTGGATGAGTCTGCAATTAACTGGATCAAACAG GGGTCTGAAGTTAAACAATCATGTAATACAAGATCGCCTTTATCTGAAAAGCTTGATGATAGATACCCAATTCCCAGATCTCCTTTGGCTTGTTATACGCCGAATTCACATGTATTACCACCCTTGAAATTTCATTCTGGTCTTTTGAAACCCCTTAATACAGTGGCACTTAGCGTAGATAGCAATGAAGATGATTGCAATTTCGACTatgatgatgaagaaattgAGAGTGAGAGTGTTGCTTCAGCTTCAGAGGAACTTAATGTCCATTactctgaagaagaagaagcaattGGCACAAATTCATCTCAAATTAAAGCAGCTGGATTAAGCAATCGAAATGGGTCCACACTGAATAGAGGAATTTTACAAGAGAATCTTCGAATTGAAGTACCGGGAAATGCTAGGAGATTTACTGAGGGAAGTGGACAGAAAGCTAATATTTTGGGTATTCCTAGCTATCTGCGTGAAAAAGTTCTACCACATAGCGCCTAT GCAACACCCGTTGGTAAGCTAATTGATTTAGGAACCCCGAGTGCACCACCGATAGTTGATATTGGAGCAGATGAAGCTAACTCTGAACTAGCAAGTGGATTGAGCACTTCTGGAGGATTGACTGAAACTGAGCATAATTATAAGGAAGCTTTTTCAGAAACACCAGAAGAGGCCTGGTATGGAAATGGATTGTGTATTTCTGAAGGATTGTCTAGAACACAGGACAGCAATAAGATAAATATTCCAAACGTTGCACAAGTTCTTTCAGAGACTGAAAATAGAGG GGGAGATAAGGCAAGTGATGCACTTCCCTATTCCCAGCAAGGGAATTCGGTGGGATTTCCAAGCCGTTATGATACCAG TCAAAACGGATGGCAAGTTCTCCTGGCTTATGATGCTTGCATCCGTCTATGCCTAAATGCTTGGGCAAGAGGATGTGTTGAGGCACCTGAGTTTTTACGTGATGAATGCCAGATGCTTCGAAGTGCTTTCTG CTTGCAGAAACTGTTGTTGCAACCTCGATGCATGCAGACAACAGAAAGGAGTCATAAGACCAATGGACAAACATTACCCTTAAAAGTGAGAAAGTTAGTCGGGAAGGTTCGTGTGGAAG TAAGAAAGTTAAGAATTGTACCAAAGAGGAAGCTTAAGAGCACCAACTCAATGCGAGGTGCAATTAGCATGCATGCAGGAGCAGATTATGTCCGACATGTTTCATCACTGGTGAAAAATGGAATCAACTCTCTTAAAATTCATTCATCTCTGTTGACATGTGAAG AATCCTTGAGATGCTTAGTTGTCCTGAAGAGTTCAACTGAAGATACTAAATTCGAACCAAATTCTGCTGTTACGCTGATATCGGGAAGTGGTGATCACCATGACTT TTTTCCAGAGAACCAAGGAGATGCTCTTTTGCTTGAAGTACAAGATATGAGGAAAAGTACTTTGGGTCGAACTTCAATACCAGTTTCAGCCGTGGCTGACAATAAT AATGATAAGATTCGCTGGTGGCCCATTTATCATGATGATAATGAATGTGTTGGGAAGGTTCAGCTATCAATCAATTGTACAATCACAACTGATGAGACAACACAAGTCAAG AGTGGACCGATTGCGGAGACTCTTGCATATGATCTGCTACTGGAGGCTTCAATGCGTGCTCAACAATTCTGTGCACGAAGTTTAAGGTCTGAGGAACCTTGGAACTGGTTACTCACAGAATTTTCTGAGTACTATGGGGTAACAGACACCTATACTAGATTGAG GTACCTTTCATATGTCATGGATGTTGCGACTCCAACAAAAGATTGTTTGGAGCTCATTCATGAGTTGCTTGTGCCAGTTATGAAGGCAAGGAGTGACAGAAGTATGACAAGACAAGAG AAAAGTTTGCTTCTGGATTGTGAAACTGAGATTGAAGGTCTCTTGGCCACTGTGTTCGAAAACTACAAGTCATTGGATGAAAGCTGTCCTATAGGCTTAGCAGACATGTCAGCTCCTATACCAGAAACTGCAGCACCAGCACTTGTTCCTGCCGTGCAAATTTACACTCTTCTCCATGATATACTTGCTCAAGATGCACAAATGACACTTAGGAACTATATACAG ACAGCAGCAGCAAAGAGGTGCCGAAAGCACATGATGGAAACTGACGACTTCTTGTCAATAAACCTTGATGGCTTTGTCATGGATTCAGTAACAATATCCACTGCTTATTCGAAGATGAAGAACCTCTGTTCCCACATATCAAATGAAATCCAGGCAGATATTAAGATCCATAACCAACATATACTTCCTAG TTCAATTGATCTCTCTAGCATAACGGCATCAGTTTATAGCACTGAATTGTATAAGAGGCTCAAGAACTTTCTTGCTGCATGGCCTCCATCGAGTCCTTCTCCACATGTGAATGAGCTTTTGATTGCAGCAGCTGATTTTGAGAGGAATCTAGACTCATGGAACATCAG CTCAGTGCAAGGTGGTGTAGACTCAAGGGGTCTCTTTCATAGTTATATAATGGTATGGATAGAAGATATGCAACTTCACTTACTTGAGCTTTGCAAGGCAGAAAAG GTGTTATGGTCTGGAGTTGTTACAAACTATTCGACTTCTCCTTTTGCTGAAGAAATGTTCGAAAAAACCAAACAAATGTTAACCGAGTATGAAGTAGTGATCAACCGTTGGCCTCAGTACACAGTCATTCTGGAGAAT GCTGTTGCTAATGTAGAAAGAGCAATTATAAAAGCCATGGAGAAACAGTATAATGAGATCTTGACCCCCCTGAAGGACAGCATTCCAAAGAAGCTCGGAATGCAAGTTCAGAAATTAGCAAGAAGGCAATCAACCACTCTTTATAGCATTCCTAATCAG TTGGGGACTTTCTTGAATACAATCAAGAGAATTCTTGACGTCCTACACTGTAAACTAGAGGACATTTTGAAGTCGTGGGCATCCTATCTACCAGCAAATGGAGAGAAGAAGTCCAACTTCGGGGAGCAACTGAATGGAGTTACAGTATTGCTGAGGACTAAATACAAGAACTACATACAGGCAATAATAATCAAGCTTGCCAATAAT ACACAATCGAATCGTTGCACACGTTTGCAGAGGATTTTGGAGGAAACAAAAGAAACAGATGGGGAGGCTGAGATCCGTGAAAGACTGCAAATGCTGAATTCACAACTCTCAGATTCCATAAGCAACTTGCAGGAAGTCTTTACAAGTGCAATATTTGTTGCAATCTGTCGTGGATATTGGGACAAAATGGGACAG ATCATACTGAAATTTTTAGAAGGAAGAAAAGAGAATCGAGTATGGTATAGCGGTTCCTACCATGCTCTTGGG GTTCTGGACGATATATTTGCTTCCCAAATGCAAAGATTGCAAGGAAACGCGTTGCAAGAGAAGGATATTGAGCCCCCACGTTCAATTGTCGAAGCTCGAGCTATACTCTGTAGAGACACTAGCAATTGTCCAGATTCCTCCAACTACTTGTATTTTTAG
- the LOC129892213 gene encoding vacuolar cation/proton exchanger 3-like, with translation MAKDSQFSGGKSHLEMGSLEGRAVLQLEDENRVDSKHNDRRTFSMDATPQISVFNTDTDDISCKCMWNNILRQMHIVLFSKKLNLLIPCGPLAMLVDMLTDHHGWIFFLSLLGIIPLAERLGWATEQLAFYTGPTVGGLLNATFGNATELIISMYALRRGMIRVVQQSLLGSILSNTLLVLGCAFFAGGIVHSTKDQLFDKGNAVMNSGLLLMAVMGLLFPAVLHFTHTELHFGKSELALSRFSSCVMLVAYGAYLFYQLTSQNSLYMPIAEEEGENDESLEEEEAPEISKWGSIIWLSILTLWIAVLSEYLVNAIEGASVAMSIPVAFISVILLPIVGNAAEHAGAVMFAVKDKLDISLGVAIGSSTQIAMFGIPFCVVVGWIMGRPMDLNFQLFETATLFMSVLVVAFMLQDGTSNYFKGLMLLLCYLIVAASFFVHIDPEAIQDKPKKT, from the exons ATGGCTAAAGATTCACAATTTTCAGGGGGGAAGTCCCATCTTGAA ATGGGTTCACTAGAAGGAAGAGCGGTACTTCAGCTTGAGGATGAGAACCGTGTGGACTCTAAGCATAATGATAGGAGGACATTTTCTATGGATGCCACTCCTCAGATATCCGTTTTTAACACCGATACAGATGATATCAGTTGTAAATGTATGTGGAATAATATACTAAGGCAGATGCACATAGTTTTGTTCTCCAAGAAGTTAAACCTACTTATTCCTTGTGGTCCCTTAGCCATGCTTGTTGATATGTTGACTGATCATCAC GGATGGATCTTTTTTCTTAGCTTGTTAGGAATCATACCCCTTGCAGAGCGTTTAGGTTGGGCGACAGA GCAGCTGGCTTTCTATACAGGGCCAACAG TTGGAGGACTTCTAAACGCAACTTTTGGTAACGCAACAGAGCTAATAATATCAATGTATGCACTGAGAAGGGGAATGATTCGTGTGGTTCAGCAGTCATTATTAGGATCAATACTGTCTAATACATTACTAGTGCTTGGATGTGCATTTTTTGCTGGTGGAATTGTTCATTCCACTAAGGACCAGCTTTTTGACAAG GGAAATGCAGTGATGAATTCGGGGTTGCTTTTGATGGCAGTGATGGGCCTACTGTTCCCTGCTGTCCTCCATTTTACACACACCGAGTTGCATTTTGGGAAGTCAGAGCTGGCACTTTCCCGATTTAGCAGCTGCGTAATGCTTGTAGCATACGGTGCATACCTGTTTTATCAGCTGACTAGTCAGAATAGTCTTTACATGCCAATTGCTGAG GAAGAGGGTGAGAATGACGAGAGCCTAGAAGAGGAAGAAGCTCCTGAGATATCAAAATGGGGGTCAATCATATGGCTTTCGATTTTGACACTATGGATCGCGGTCTTGTCAGAATACCTGGTTAATGCCATAGAG GGGGCATCAGTTGCTATGAGTATTCCAGTGGCATTTATAAGTGTCATACTGCTACCGATTGTTGGAAATGCAGCTGAACATGCTGGTGCTGTCATGTTTGCAGTCAAAGACAAGCTT GACATCTCTTTGGGAGTGGCAATAGGCTCATCAACGCAGATTGCCATGTTTGGG ATCCCCTTTTGCGTGGTGGTTGGATGGATTATGGGTCGTCCTATGGATTTGAATTTCCAGTTGTTTGAAACGGCCACACTTTTCATGAGTGTCCTTGTAGTAGCATTCATGCTGCAG GACGGAACTTCCAATTACTTTAAAGGACTGATGCTCCTTCTCTGCTATTTGATTGTCGCTGCAAGCTTCTTTGTGCATATAGATCCAGAGGCTATAC AGGACAAGCCCAAAAAAACATAA